GCGGGCAGGCGGGCGCCGGGTTCACCCCGGTCGCTCCCTAGTGCCCCGCGTGCGGCGCGTCCTCACGGGCGCGCCGCACCATCGCGGCGAGCCTGGCACCGAACACGGCGGCGCAGCCCAGGGCCGTCACCACGAGTGTGGCCATGAACGTCGGGTAGAGGTAGAACACCTGCGACCACGCGACATCGCGGCCCCGGTACAGGAAACCGACCACGTGGTGGACGGAGACGACGAGCACGAGTGGAACCAGGAGCACCAGCAACCACAGCACTGATCGCCGCCGCTCGCGCGCGCGACGGACACCGCGGACCGCGAGACCCGCGATCGGCACGGCGAGCAGGAGCAGCACGGCGTCGTTGAAGACGGGCGGGCCGTTCGGTGGCGGAACCGGCCTGCCTTCGAGCAGAGCGATCAACCGCTCGCCGATCGACTGGGCGTCGCGGTACTGGGTCCCGGTGTTCGCCATGACCGCGATGCCGTAACCCGATGCGGGCAGAAGTGCTTGGTACGCGGTCGAAGTCATGAGGTCGCCGCCGTGGTGGATCAGCGGCTGCCCCGACTCCGTCTTGCCGACGAACCACCCCAGGGCGTACGAACTCGACGTCTCGACAGGAATTCGCTGGTTCTGCGCGATCAGCCAGGCAGCCATGTCCCGCGCGGTGCTGAGCACTCCCCCGGAGCCGTTGCCGAAGCCCGGGGTTTCGGGTAACGCGAACGGCATGCCGAGAACCTTCACGTGCCCGCGCGCGCTCGGCGGCAGATCATCCGCGGTGTTGACGCTGCGGCTGTCCTTCATGTCCAGCGGCTCGAAAACGTTGCGGGACAAGTACTCCGCGAACGGCTGTCCGCTGACGACCTCGACAAGGCGAGCCGCCACCTGGAAGTTCGGGTTGTGGTACTCCCACCTGGCACCGGGCGCCGCCGCGAGCACGGAGCCACGCATCGCCGCGACGGCCTCACGCAGGGTGCGCACTTCGGGGCCGCTGAACGACTTGATGGTCGTGTCCGACATGCCCGAGGTCTGGTCGAGCAGCATTCGCACCGTGATCGCTGCGGCCCGGGGGTCGGCCATCACGAACTCGGGCAGGTGGGTCATCACGGGGTCGTCGAGCCGGATGCGGCCGTTCTCCACGAGCGTCAGCACGGCCCGCGCTGTCATGGACTTGCTGACCGACGCCACCGGCAATATCGTGCGGTCGGACACTGCTTCACCCGTTGGTGTGCGGCCGTGT
The window above is part of the Allokutzneria albata genome. Proteins encoded here:
- a CDS encoding serine hydrolase domain-containing protein codes for the protein MLSSFLSALAVAAAAAVTPVADLPAAIDSLVAQYKEDAAVPGVAVAVTRGSSVVHIAGHGRTPTGEAVSDRTILPVASVSKSMTARAVLTLVENGRIRLDDPVMTHLPEFVMADPRAAAITVRMLLDQTSGMSDTTIKSFSGPEVRTLREAVAAMRGSVLAAAPGARWEYHNPNFQVAARLVEVVSGQPFAEYLSRNVFEPLDMKDSRSVNTADDLPPSARGHVKVLGMPFALPETPGFGNGSGGVLSTARDMAAWLIAQNQRIPVETSSSYALGWFVGKTESGQPLIHHGGDLMTSTAYQALLPASGYGIAVMANTGTQYRDAQSIGERLIALLEGRPVPPPNGPPVFNDAVLLLLAVPIAGLAVRGVRRARERRRSVLWLLVLLVPLVLVVSVHHVVGFLYRGRDVAWSQVFYLYPTFMATLVVTALGCAAVFGARLAAMVRRAREDAPHAGH